From Virgibacillus natechei, the proteins below share one genomic window:
- the phnC gene encoding phosphonate ABC transporter ATP-binding protein, whose protein sequence is MEDVFLETRELTKVYLDGTEALKKISLTFKQGELVSIIGPSGAGKSTFLRSINCLNKPTSGEVLFQNQNITRANGKKLRLIRRQIGMVFQDFNLIKRSSTIRNVLHGRLGYMSSLKGGIGRFSEYDVHEGLAILKRVGLEDHAFKRADELSGGQQQRVGIARAIAQKPSLILADEPIASLDPSSSNNVMNYLKKISEEDGITTIVNLHQVDFAKHFAHRIIGIKAGEVVFDGRPNELSNLMIDDIYFQGDRTYEYTS, encoded by the coding sequence ATGGAAGATGTATTTTTAGAGACGCGAGAATTGACAAAAGTATATCTGGACGGAACAGAAGCATTGAAAAAGATCTCTCTAACGTTCAAACAAGGAGAGTTAGTCTCCATCATTGGTCCAAGTGGTGCTGGAAAGAGTACGTTTCTCCGTTCGATTAACTGTTTAAATAAACCTACTTCTGGAGAAGTACTATTTCAAAACCAAAATATCACTAGGGCCAACGGAAAGAAGTTAAGGTTGATTCGACGGCAAATCGGTATGGTATTTCAAGATTTCAATCTCATAAAACGTTCTAGTACAATCCGAAATGTTTTACATGGGAGACTCGGTTATATGTCATCTTTAAAGGGAGGCATCGGAAGGTTTTCGGAATATGATGTTCATGAAGGCTTAGCTATTTTAAAACGTGTAGGATTGGAAGATCATGCGTTTAAGAGAGCAGATGAACTCAGCGGAGGTCAACAACAACGTGTAGGGATTGCTAGAGCCATTGCCCAAAAACCGTCTTTAATTTTGGCAGATGAACCCATAGCCAGTCTTGATCCTTCTTCTTCAAACAATGTAATGAACTATTTGAAGAAGATTAGTGAAGAAGATGGTATTACAACGATTGTCAATTTGCATCAGGTCGATTTCGCTAAACATTTTGCTCATCGTATCATTGGGATTAAAGCAGGTGAAGTTGTATTTGATGGTCGTCCAAATGAACTGTCTAATCTTATGATCGATGACATTTATTTTCAGGGGGATCGGACATATGAGTATACCTCTTGA
- a CDS encoding GNAT family N-acetyltransferase gives MRLEGGISGKSQETATIGLKNSLFAVCIYDKNTLIGMGRVIGDGEAFFQVVDIVVKPSYQGKGLGKMVMKEIMNYLDQNTYPGSYVSLIADDPANKLYEQFEFRYTYPGSHGMCRMY, from the coding sequence TTGCGATTGGAAGGTGGCATAAGTGGGAAGTCACAAGAAACTGCAACAATTGGTTTGAAAAACTCATTGTTTGCAGTGTGTATATACGATAAAAACACATTAATCGGGATGGGTCGTGTAATTGGTGATGGAGAAGCTTTTTTTCAGGTAGTTGATATCGTCGTAAAACCAAGTTATCAAGGGAAAGGACTAGGAAAGATGGTTATGAAGGAAATAATGAACTATCTAGACCAAAACACGTACCCCGGCTCTTATGTAAGCCTGATAGCGGATGATCCAGCTAACAAACTTTATGAACAATTTGAATTTAGGTATACTTACCCTGGATCACATGGTATGTGTAGAATGTATTAG
- a CDS encoding phosphate/phosphite/phosphonate ABC transporter substrate-binding protein, with protein MNKIKQKGFVLFIYSVLTVLVLAACAAEENGLEEEPNDDEANENAAAEQESSSEWPEELVMGVIPAEDQTSVSPRVEQFGDELGEELEIEVDVFMGSNYNAVIEGMNNEHVDIAFFGPFAYTLANERSGAEVFAIGAESEDDITYQSAFIVPADSEAEDISDLEGQDFLFVDPASTSGHIFPRSSVIDEIGITNEEVDSYFGNISFSGSHDASILSVINGDVDGAGIATDVMDAMIAQGQVDEDDFKIIHASDDIPRGPDAYRGDLPEDLKEEIREFYYAYEDEQFFEERGITGFYPSEDADYDIVRQTSEDLGMSPEELLE; from the coding sequence ATGAACAAAATTAAACAAAAAGGATTTGTCCTTTTTATCTATTCAGTATTGACTGTTCTTGTACTAGCAGCATGTGCGGCAGAAGAGAATGGACTAGAGGAAGAACCAAATGATGACGAAGCAAATGAGAATGCAGCAGCAGAACAAGAGAGTTCTAGTGAATGGCCAGAAGAACTTGTCATGGGGGTCATACCTGCTGAAGACCAGACTTCCGTGTCTCCACGTGTAGAACAATTTGGCGATGAATTAGGTGAAGAACTAGAAATTGAAGTTGATGTTTTTATGGGGTCAAATTATAACGCTGTGATTGAAGGGATGAACAATGAACATGTTGACATAGCATTCTTTGGCCCGTTTGCCTACACACTTGCCAATGAACGAAGTGGTGCTGAAGTATTTGCTATTGGTGCTGAAAGTGAAGACGATATTACTTATCAAAGTGCTTTTATCGTACCAGCAGACTCTGAAGCGGAAGATATTTCTGATTTGGAAGGACAAGATTTCTTGTTTGTGGACCCTGCATCTACTTCCGGTCATATTTTTCCCCGGTCTTCTGTGATTGATGAAATAGGGATTACCAATGAAGAAGTAGATTCATACTTTGGTAATATTTCTTTCTCAGGAAGTCATGATGCATCGATCTTATCAGTTATCAACGGTGATGTAGATGGGGCAGGTATTGCCACAGATGTTATGGACGCTATGATTGCTCAAGGTCAAGTGGATGAAGATGATTTCAAAATCATTCATGCTTCTGATGACATTCCACGTGGTCCTGACGCATATCGGGGGGATCTTCCAGAAGACCTTAAAGAGGAAATCAGAGAATTTTATTATGCATATGAAGATGAGCAGTTTTTTGAAGAACGAGGAATTACTGGTTTCTATCCATCAGAAGATGCAGACTATGATATCGTGCGTCAGACGTCTGAGGATTTGGGTATGAGTCCGGAAGAATTGTTAGAATAA
- a CDS encoding PglZ domain-containing protein, with protein sequence MLCNNASTEMEVFQAAEETINDIRVLVNKLVQNVSASNIVITADHGFMYQRDALTKSQKTPKHIDDAVLAKRRFMITDEPVEVEGTLTYAMDDVREQEKDLFVTVPKGISRFAVQGAGANFVHGGVMLQEIVVPVITFKNDRSRSSANKARRVDVKLTTPTRKITNTITYLTFLQTAKIEDKKLPLLLKLYFVDENGQRVSNENIIIAESVSSQPGDRTYREKFVFKSMTYDKRKTYYLVLEDEDEKTDGFYERYPFHIDIAFAGE encoded by the coding sequence ATGCTTTGTAATAACGCGTCAACGGAAATGGAAGTTTTCCAAGCAGCAGAGGAAACGATCAATGATATACGCGTGCTTGTTAATAAGCTGGTGCAGAATGTCAGTGCATCGAACATTGTTATAACCGCAGATCATGGATTTATGTATCAACGAGATGCGCTTACCAAGAGTCAGAAGACACCGAAGCACATAGATGATGCAGTGCTTGCCAAACGCCGCTTTATGATAACTGATGAACCAGTGGAAGTGGAGGGAACCTTAACCTATGCAATGGATGACGTTAGGGAGCAGGAGAAAGACTTGTTTGTCACTGTTCCAAAGGGCATTAGTCGATTTGCTGTCCAGGGAGCGGGGGCGAATTTTGTACATGGTGGAGTGATGCTACAGGAAATCGTGGTTCCTGTTATTACGTTCAAAAATGATCGCAGTCGTTCGTCAGCGAATAAAGCACGTAGAGTAGATGTGAAACTGACGACGCCAACGCGCAAAATCACCAATACCATTACGTATTTGACGTTTCTGCAAACAGCCAAGATTGAGGACAAGAAATTGCCGCTCCTCCTGAAATTGTATTTCGTGGATGAAAACGGACAACGTGTTTCAAATGAGAATATTATAATCGCTGAGAGTGTTTCATCCCAACCAGGAGATAGGACATATCGTGAGAAATTTGTATTCAAATCAATGACTTATGACAAGCGGAAAACGTACTATCTTGTTTTAGAAGATGAGGACGAGAAGACAGATGGTTTTTATGAACGGTATCCGTTTCATATAGATATTGCGTTTGCTGGGGAATAG
- a CDS encoding hybrid sensor histidine kinase/response regulator, which produces MTNDKPMSTKKILLIISLFLLILSSFRVGWVIYHESPDNPPAEKGVIDLTNWSFNDNQTLTLDGEWEFYPSQFLNPDSDNNQYKEEQKNFISVPEDWSEEFADNEIPAHGYGTYHLKILLPEDEQELYGIRFERNTAASKVYIDGELVTQSGQPAESANDSEGKPGPFNTLFHTSNNEVNLTIHLSNHEIPFWGGISESVRIGTESAITQESTASSTLQIVVSVILLLHGVYAFSVYYFGKGRYQKEFYYGLMLLISAFTILIDDDIVLQLPIHIETYFKLLLFLMNSTLIVMLTFIKHLFQLKTRFFSFLVTLYILLSISEWIVPFEHFLYFGIFVAIFYILGIIFLFVKTIQFIRNGSMDAIFILLFITSYTSNTIWGALIKLNLSNIPYYPFDFIISIIAIAFLLFKRHIDMTRLNEEQTKELQEADKKKDEFLTNTSHELRNPLHGMINITQTILNDETESLSPKNKESLKTLVRVGKRMTYTLNDIVDITRLQEYHIQLVRKPVSLNTTAFGVIDMIRFMTEAKDLQIQLNIPDSFPKVDADKNRLIQILFNLIHNAVKYTNHGRITIEADHKNGMATVYVKDTGVGMSEEIRRKVFQAYTQEDSSMTSIGGGIGLGLSISKQLVELHGGEISVESTLLKGSIFSFTLPLAGKSTKETKDGLEAAASIHPVELSTESDKIVSDSAASLSKTYRSIAKILVVDDDPINLQILSNILSAEYYVATATNGKTALQLIDAEEWDLVISDVMMPNMSGYELTRIIREQFSVSELPILLLTARNQSEDIYTGFLSGANDYVTKPMDTMELTARVKALTDVKKSVHEQLRMEAALLQAQIHPHFLFNTINTIASLSEIDTARMVKLLNEFGNYLRRSFNINTTKMLGPLENELDLTRSYLYIQQVRFGDRLQVKWQVDDLLIEVPPLSIQPIVENAVNHGVLHRVNGGTVSIHITDHGSYAQLAIIDDGVGIEPEKLQEILSEKTNIKDGIGIANTNRRLKKRYGKGLVIQSTPNHGTTVTFQIPIKEDLSR; this is translated from the coding sequence ATGACTAATGATAAACCAATGTCGACGAAGAAAATTCTCCTTATAATTAGTTTATTCCTACTTATACTTAGCAGTTTTCGCGTTGGTTGGGTTATCTATCATGAATCTCCCGATAACCCGCCTGCCGAAAAGGGTGTAATTGATTTAACGAATTGGTCATTTAATGATAATCAAACCCTCACACTTGATGGTGAATGGGAATTTTACCCAAGTCAATTCCTAAATCCTGATTCAGATAATAATCAATATAAAGAGGAACAGAAGAATTTTATATCAGTTCCAGAAGATTGGAGTGAAGAATTCGCTGATAACGAAATACCCGCTCATGGTTATGGTACGTATCATTTAAAAATCCTTCTTCCTGAAGATGAGCAGGAACTATACGGCATTCGATTTGAAAGAAATACAGCAGCTAGCAAGGTGTATATAGATGGGGAGTTAGTAACACAATCCGGTCAACCTGCGGAATCTGCGAATGATTCAGAGGGAAAACCTGGTCCATTTAACACATTATTTCATACAAGCAATAATGAAGTGAACCTGACGATACATCTATCCAATCATGAAATTCCCTTCTGGGGTGGAATCTCTGAATCTGTTAGAATTGGTACAGAATCAGCAATTACGCAAGAATCGACAGCGTCATCAACCTTACAAATTGTTGTCAGTGTCATTTTACTGTTACACGGTGTGTATGCTTTTAGCGTATATTATTTTGGTAAAGGAAGGTACCAAAAAGAATTTTATTACGGTTTAATGCTTCTAATAAGTGCTTTTACTATTTTAATAGACGATGATATTGTATTACAACTACCAATTCATATTGAAACCTATTTCAAACTACTACTATTTTTAATGAATAGTACCTTAATCGTTATGCTTACTTTTATTAAACACTTATTTCAGTTGAAAACACGATTTTTTTCATTTCTTGTTACGCTATATATCCTTTTATCCATCAGTGAATGGATCGTTCCTTTTGAACATTTTCTCTATTTTGGAATATTCGTTGCAATTTTCTATATTTTGGGGATTATATTTTTATTTGTCAAAACAATACAATTTATTCGAAATGGCTCTATGGATGCCATCTTTATACTTCTTTTCATTACAAGTTACACTTCAAACACAATTTGGGGGGCATTAATCAAACTTAACTTGAGTAACATTCCTTATTATCCATTTGATTTTATTATTTCCATTATTGCTATCGCATTTCTCTTATTTAAACGGCATATTGATATGACTCGTTTAAATGAAGAACAAACGAAAGAGCTTCAGGAGGCAGATAAGAAAAAAGATGAATTTTTAACGAACACTTCACATGAATTACGAAATCCACTCCATGGGATGATCAATATAACGCAAACGATTCTGAATGATGAAACAGAATCATTAAGCCCAAAAAACAAGGAGAGTTTAAAAACACTTGTACGTGTAGGTAAGAGAATGACATATACACTGAATGATATTGTTGATATAACACGATTACAAGAGTATCATATTCAGCTGGTCAGAAAACCTGTTAGCCTTAATACGACTGCCTTTGGTGTAATTGATATGATCCGTTTTATGACAGAGGCCAAAGACTTACAGATACAACTAAATATTCCAGATTCTTTTCCTAAGGTAGATGCAGATAAAAATCGCTTGATTCAAATTTTATTTAATTTAATCCATAATGCTGTCAAATATACGAATCATGGACGGATCACCATAGAAGCTGATCACAAAAATGGAATGGCTACTGTTTACGTGAAAGATACTGGAGTTGGAATGAGCGAAGAAATCAGAAGAAAAGTTTTCCAGGCTTATACACAAGAAGATAGCAGTATGACTTCCATTGGAGGTGGGATCGGGTTAGGGCTCAGTATTTCCAAGCAATTAGTGGAACTGCATGGTGGTGAGATCTCTGTAGAATCAACCCTTTTGAAAGGATCTATTTTTTCTTTCACCTTACCATTAGCAGGCAAGTCGACAAAAGAAACAAAAGATGGTCTAGAAGCAGCTGCATCCATTCATCCAGTTGAACTGTCCACTGAATCGGATAAAATAGTCAGTGATTCTGCTGCGTCTTTATCCAAAACCTACAGAAGCATAGCTAAGATATTGGTTGTTGATGATGATCCAATTAATTTACAGATTTTATCTAATATACTTTCGGCCGAATATTATGTTGCTACAGCAACGAACGGAAAAACAGCTTTACAACTTATTGATGCAGAAGAATGGGATTTGGTCATCTCTGATGTGATGATGCCGAACATGTCCGGCTATGAATTAACGCGAATTATTCGTGAGCAGTTTTCTGTATCCGAACTGCCTATATTGCTTTTAACTGCACGAAACCAATCGGAAGATATTTATACAGGGTTTCTTTCAGGTGCTAACGATTATGTAACGAAACCGATGGATACAATGGAATTGACAGCTCGCGTTAAAGCTTTAACGGATGTGAAAAAGTCAGTTCATGAGCAACTCAGGATGGAAGCTGCCTTGCTCCAAGCACAAATCCATCCACACTTCTTATTTAATACAATAAATACTATTGCTTCACTAAGTGAAATTGATACAGCCAGAATGGTTAAACTTCTAAATGAATTTGGCAATTATTTACGAAGAAGCTTTAATATAAATACAACAAAAATGCTAGGTCCTTTAGAGAACGAGCTTGATCTTACTCGCTCTTATTTATATATTCAACAAGTACGTTTTGGAGATAGGCTGCAAGTCAAATGGCAGGTAGATGATTTACTTATTGAAGTTCCGCCATTATCCATACAACCAATTGTTGAAAATGCTGTAAATCATGGTGTACTTCATCGAGTAAATGGTGGAACCGTTTCTATTCACATTACGGACCATGGCTCCTACGCTCAACTAGCGATTATAGACGACGGCGTAGGAATAGAGCCAGAAAAATTACAAGAAATCCTTAGTGAGAAAACGAACATTAAAGATGGGATTGGAATCGCAAATACAAACCGCCGATTAAAGAAACGATACGGGAAAGGGTTGGTTATCCAAAGCACACCTAACCACGGAACTACCGTGACGTTTCAAATTCCGATTAAAGAAGACTTAAGTAGATAA
- the phnE gene encoding phosphonate ABC transporter, permease protein PhnE encodes MNEMSEHKSKLTKWILGGLAILFLIISMLQLDIVPEKIVNSFSRTQNLVDHMLPPTMDEPSNVMMAAIESLQIAVMGTMLGIIFSIILSFVAAKNMTPHISVSYLVKSFAAFVRAVPALIWALLFIIAVGLGPTPGILALAVNSIGMLVKVYAESIEEIEVGVIEAIKATGGSTFQVIMQGIIPTIMSTFISWSVFRFDINLRYAAVLGVVGAGGIGWELVRASRMIAYNEMLGITIVMFFMVVGAEYLTRFLKHRADLATIKASE; translated from the coding sequence ATGAATGAGATGTCTGAGCACAAAAGCAAACTGACCAAGTGGATTTTAGGTGGTTTAGCAATATTATTTCTAATTATAAGTATGCTGCAGCTGGATATTGTACCAGAAAAAATAGTGAACAGTTTCTCCAGAACTCAAAATCTAGTGGATCATATGCTACCACCTACCATGGATGAACCATCCAATGTAATGATGGCCGCTATTGAATCTTTACAAATTGCTGTTATGGGAACGATGTTGGGGATCATATTTTCTATTATATTGTCTTTCGTTGCTGCTAAAAATATGACTCCACACATTTCTGTCAGTTATTTAGTCAAATCTTTTGCAGCATTTGTAAGAGCTGTTCCAGCATTGATCTGGGCTCTCCTGTTTATTATTGCTGTGGGACTCGGACCTACTCCGGGCATTCTAGCTTTGGCTGTGAATAGTATCGGTATGCTTGTAAAAGTATATGCCGAATCAATTGAGGAAATTGAAGTTGGTGTTATTGAAGCGATTAAAGCAACGGGAGGTAGTACATTTCAAGTCATAATGCAAGGTATTATTCCTACGATTATGAGTACCTTTATTTCGTGGTCCGTGTTCCGATTTGATATTAATCTGCGCTATGCAGCTGTTCTAGGTGTTGTTGGTGCCGGGGGCATTGGATGGGAACTTGTCCGTGCTTCACGCATGATTGCATACAATGAGATGCTTGGTATTACAATTGTCATGTTTTTTATGGTAGTGGGAGCAGAATATTTGACCAGATTTCTAAAGCATCGTGCAGACCTTGCCACAATTAAGGCTTCCGAGTAA
- a CDS encoding FUSC family protein, whose protein sequence is MSFNIGPRMMKTGLAVALAILVTESLNFELGMVAVLTAVIAMQPSIMRSFTYIKETALSTLIGVVFALAGAYILGLHPVSIGITVIIAIAVNIKMGWVKTVNITILTIAIIMLSGDEQIHLMYLIERLSLIFIGISSAFLVNAFIFPPNHQKLLYNMIKKSLDKTSFLLRVIPNKTMKVRELRQREGDLDKDLKEISDYLEIIDDEKSRMFIRNRYHFMRDIVVFRQMYKVVDLEADLIENLEEKIDKIEEISPNQSFLVKKLVTKIVEYHENIILTYEDKITVQKTLQKESFTAMNLTINDLINELQQSEIEKWIEIFPVASSIVKLMVELEKLDKYIRKQERTF, encoded by the coding sequence GTGAGTTTTAATATTGGACCGAGGATGATGAAAACCGGTTTGGCTGTTGCCTTAGCAATATTGGTAACAGAGAGTCTGAATTTCGAACTCGGAATGGTCGCTGTCCTCACCGCCGTCATCGCGATGCAGCCTTCCATCATGCGATCATTCACCTACATTAAAGAAACTGCGTTGTCCACGCTGATCGGGGTTGTATTTGCATTAGCTGGAGCATATATACTTGGTTTACATCCGGTTTCTATTGGTATAACGGTGATCATTGCGATTGCGGTTAACATCAAGATGGGCTGGGTGAAGACAGTTAACATTACGATTTTGACCATCGCGATTATCATGCTTTCTGGCGATGAACAAATTCATTTAATGTACCTTATTGAACGCTTATCCTTAATTTTCATCGGTATTTCGTCTGCATTTTTAGTAAATGCATTTATTTTTCCGCCAAATCATCAAAAACTGCTTTATAATATGATTAAAAAATCATTGGATAAAACGAGTTTTTTATTACGGGTTATTCCGAATAAAACAATGAAAGTTCGAGAGCTGAGACAAAGGGAAGGGGATTTGGATAAGGATCTCAAGGAAATAAGTGATTATCTCGAAATTATCGATGACGAAAAAAGCCGAATGTTCATTCGAAACCGGTACCATTTTATGCGTGATATTGTGGTTTTCAGACAGATGTATAAAGTGGTCGACCTTGAAGCTGATTTAATTGAAAATCTGGAAGAAAAAATAGATAAGATTGAGGAAATATCACCAAACCAGTCCTTTTTGGTCAAAAAGTTAGTCACTAAGATTGTCGAGTACCATGAGAATATTATACTGACATACGAAGACAAAATAACTGTACAAAAAACACTTCAAAAAGAAAGCTTTACAGCCATGAATTTAACCATTAACGACCTAATCAATGAATTACAGCAATCCGAAATTGAAAAATGGATTGAAATTTTCCCTGTAGCAAGCAGTATCGTTAAGCTAATGGTAGAACTTGAAAAATTGGACAAATATATCCGAAAGCAGGAGCGGACGTTTTAG
- the phnE gene encoding phosphonate ABC transporter, permease protein PhnE, with translation MSIPLERVKFLPFNQREKQYAELKRRQRKLLKNRLMIWLIIAGLVIWSWIGTSFSMVALFSGATNITAFIFQDLLPPDFSTIGSFVSPALETLYMSYIGLIFSLVFSIFFGFMAAKNTTIHPIAAVISRSFIALLRSIPAIVWGILLVAAIGLGPLAGTLALGLAGIGILGKAFSDLLEEIDHHQVDAVRATGASWLQIMGQGVWPQFKPGFVSWSLYKMDLNIREAAVLGVVGAGGIGYTLESSINLFQYRQTTVGILFIFVLILIVEFTTAKIRERIL, from the coding sequence ATGAGTATACCTCTTGAGCGAGTAAAATTCCTCCCGTTCAATCAGCGTGAGAAACAGTATGCAGAGTTGAAACGCAGACAGCGCAAACTACTTAAAAATCGGTTAATGATTTGGTTAATTATCGCCGGGTTAGTGATATGGTCCTGGATCGGTACAAGCTTCAGTATGGTGGCTCTCTTTTCCGGAGCCACTAATATAACTGCTTTTATCTTCCAAGATTTATTACCACCAGACTTCTCTACAATTGGATCCTTTGTGAGTCCCGCTCTGGAAACATTATATATGAGTTATATTGGGTTGATATTTTCTTTGGTTTTTTCCATTTTCTTTGGATTTATGGCAGCAAAGAATACGACTATACATCCTATTGCAGCGGTGATAAGTCGGTCGTTCATTGCCTTATTACGCTCGATTCCCGCTATTGTATGGGGTATCCTTCTAGTTGCAGCTATTGGATTAGGCCCTCTTGCAGGTACATTAGCTTTAGGACTAGCGGGGATAGGTATACTTGGCAAAGCATTTTCCGATCTGCTTGAAGAAATTGACCATCACCAAGTAGATGCCGTGAGAGCCACAGGGGCAAGTTGGTTGCAAATCATGGGGCAAGGTGTATGGCCACAATTTAAACCCGGTTTTGTATCCTGGTCCTTATACAAAATGGATTTAAATATTCGGGAAGCAGCGGTGTTGGGAGTCGTAGGTGCAGGAGGAATTGGTTATACCTTGGAAAGCAGTATTAATTTATTTCAGTACCGACAGACTACGGTTGGAATTTTATTTATTTTTGTACTCATTCTGATCGTTGAATTCACAACAGCCAAGATACGGGAGAGGATTTTATGA